One Eubacteriales bacterium mix99 genomic window carries:
- a CDS encoding dipeptidase — MNSYYVIDSHCDTVMKVADQGARLDRAGQSHVTIPGLREGRVGVQFFAAWVGPKNRYSPCLQRGLQLVDAYYGMLDRYPEDFLPVYRFQDINKAQEQHKIGCLLTVEGGDVLEGEPVNLRILYRLGVRALTLTWNFRNEIADGVMEDMALGGLSGFGHEVVREMNRLGMLVDVSHLSERGFHDVMEVSEKPIAATHSNAWSVCRHPRNLKDDQIKLLAQRKGVMGMNFYPSFLSSGGAGLSDIIHHIEYIAALAGIDVIGFGSDFDGIGETPEGIPGPEGYGGIINELLKLNYREEDVRKIACGNYLRLLREIL, encoded by the coding sequence TTGAATTCGTATTATGTCATTGACAGTCATTGTGATACGGTGATGAAGGTTGCGGATCAGGGAGCCCGACTGGACCGCGCGGGTCAATCCCATGTGACGATCCCGGGGCTCAGGGAGGGAAGGGTTGGTGTGCAGTTCTTTGCCGCATGGGTCGGACCAAAGAACAGGTATTCCCCGTGCCTTCAGCGGGGGCTTCAGTTAGTCGATGCCTATTATGGTATGCTGGACCGCTATCCGGAGGATTTCCTGCCGGTTTACCGGTTTCAGGACATCAATAAAGCGCAGGAACAGCATAAAATTGGTTGCCTTCTTACCGTGGAGGGCGGCGATGTCCTGGAGGGAGAGCCGGTAAACTTACGAATTCTTTATCGGCTTGGCGTCCGTGCGTTGACCCTGACTTGGAACTTTCGCAATGAAATTGCAGATGGAGTGATGGAGGATATGGCTCTGGGAGGGTTATCCGGATTCGGGCACGAGGTGGTCCGGGAAATGAATCGGCTGGGTATGCTGGTGGATGTATCCCACCTGTCCGAACGGGGGTTCCATGATGTGATGGAAGTTTCCGAAAAGCCTATTGCAGCCACTCACTCCAATGCATGGTCTGTGTGCAGGCATCCAAGAAATCTGAAGGATGATCAGATCAAGCTTCTTGCACAAAGGAAAGGTGTCATGGGGATGAATTTTTATCCTTCGTTTCTATCTTCGGGAGGTGCCGGCTTGTCGGATATTATTCATCATATTGAATATATTGCTGCGTTGGCAGGTATTGATGTCATTGGGTTTGGTTCCGATTTTGACGGAATTGGGGAAACGCCGGAAGGGATTCCCGGTCCGGAAGGATATGGTGGGATCATCAATGAATTGCTGAAGTTGAATTACCGGGAAGAGGATGTCCGAAAAATTGCATGCGGCAATTATCTGCGGCTGTTAAGGGAGATCCTGTGA